The following are encoded in a window of Salmo salar unplaced genomic scaffold, Ssal_v3.1, whole genome shotgun sequence genomic DNA:
- the LOC123739281 gene encoding basic proline-rich protein-like, with product MDDPQKDNFSLDPVPAPHTPSSSQPQLLSAPAPLSPSSSQPQLLTPPAPHTPSSSQPQLLTPPAPLSPSSSQPQLLTPPAPLSPSSSQLLPAPAPLSASSSQPQLLSDPAPPSSSQLLPAPAPLIPSSSHPQLLPAQAPPSPSSSQPQLLPAQAPPSPSSSQLLLAPAPLSPSSSQPQLLPSPAPPIPSSSHPQLLPAPPSPSSSQPQLLPAPAPLSPSSSQPQLLSAPAPPSPSSSQSQLLLAPAPLSPSSSQPQLLSSPAPLSPSSTQPQLLPSPAPLSPSPSQPQLLSAPAPPSPSSSLPQLLPSPAPLSPSSSQLLPSPAPPSPSPSQPQLLSSPAPLSPSSSQLLSSPAPLSPSSSQPQLLPGPAPLSPSSSQPQLLPALAPPSPSSSQSQLLPAPPSPSPSQPQLLPSPAPLSPSSSQPQLLPAPPSPSPSQPQLLPAPAPPSPSSSHPQLLPAPPSPSPSQPQLLPAPGHLISSHRDPAHLLSQRPSPSPLTETQPVSSHRDPAPLLSQRPSSSPLTETQPLPSHRDPAHLLSQRPSPSPLTETQPVSSHRDPAPLLSQRPSPSSLTETQPLSSHRDPAPHLSQRPSPSPLTETQPLSSHRDPAHLLSQRPSPSSLTETQPLSSHRDPAPLLSQRPSPSPLTETQLVSSHRDPAPLLSQRPSPSPLTETQHVSSHREPRHTILLKPRTARRPHADPLSEPG from the coding sequence ATGGATGATCCACAGAAAGACAACTTCAGCTTAGACCCAGTCCCAGCTCCTCACACCCCCAGCTCCTCTCAGCCCCAGCTCCTCTCAGCCCCAGCTCCTCTCAGCCCCAGCTCCTCTCAGCCCCAGCTCCTCACACCCCCAGCTCCTCACACCCCCAGCTCCTCTCAGCCCCAGCTCCTCACACCCCCAGCTCCTCTCAGCCCCAGCTCCTCTCAGCCCCAGCTCCTCACACCCCCAGCTCCTCTCAGCCCCAGCTCCTCCCAGCtcctcccagccccagcccctctcAGCGCCAGCTCCTCTCAGCCCCAGCTCCTCTCAGACCCAGCTCCTCCCAGCTCCTCCCAGCtcctcccagccccagcccctctcATCCCCAGCTCCTCCCATCCCCAGCTCCTCCCAGCCCAAGCTCCTCCCAGCCCAAGCTCCTCCCAGCCCCAGCTCCTCCCAGCCCAAGCTCCTCCCAGCCCAAGCTCCTCCCAGCTCCTCCTAGCCCCAGCCCCTCTCAGCCCCAGCTCCTCCCAGCCCCAGCTCCTCCCATCCCCAGCTCCTCCCATCCCCAGCTCCTCCCATCCCCAGCTCCTCCCAGCTCCTCCCAGCCCCAGCTCCTCCCAGCCCCAGCtcctcccagccccagcccctctcAGCCCCAGCTCCTCTCAGCCCCAGCTCCTCTCAGCCCCAGCTCCTCCCAGCCCCAGCTCCTCTCAGTCCCAGCTCCTCCTAGCCCCAGCTCCTCTCAGTCCCAGCTCCTCCCAGCCCCAGCTCCTCTCATCCCCAGCTCCCCTCAGTCCCAGCTCCACTCAGCCCCAGCTCCTCCCATCCCCAGCTCCTCTCAGCCCCAGCCCCTCCCAGCCCCAGCTCCTCTCAGCTCCAGCTCCTCCCAGTCCCAGCTCCTCCCTTCCCCAGCTCCTCCCTTCCCCAGCTCCTCTCAGCCCCAGCTCCTCCCAGCTCCTCCCATCCCCAGCtcctcccagccccagcccctctcAGCCCCAGCTCCTCTCATCCCCAGCTCCTCTCAGCCCCAGCTCCTCCCAGCTCCTCTCATCCCCAGCTCCTCTCAGCCCCAGCTCCTCTCAGCCCCAGCTCCTCCCAGGCCCAGCTCCTCTCAGCCCCAGCTCCTCCCAGCCCCAGCTCCTCCCAGCCCTAGCTCCTCCCAGCCCCAGCTCCTCCCAGTCCCAACTCCTCCCAGCtcctcccagccccagcccctctcAGCCCCAGCTCCTCCCATCCCCAGCTCCTCTCAGCCCAAGCTCCTCCCAGCCACAGCTCCTCCCAGCTCCTCCTAGCCCCAGCCCCTCTCAGCCCCAGCTCCTCCCAGCCCCAGCTCCTCCCAGCCCCAGCTCCTCCCATCCCCAGCTCCTCCCAGCtcctcccagccccagcccctctcAGCCCCAGCTCCTCCCAGCCCCAGgacatctcatctcctctcacagAGACCCAGCTCATCTCCTCTCACAGAGACCCAGCCCCTCCCCTCTCACAGAGACCCAGCCCGTCTCCTCTCACAGAGACccagcccctctcctctcacagAGACCCAGCTCATCTCCTCTCACAGAGACCCAGCCCCTCCCCTCTCACAGAGACCCAGCTCATCTCCTCTCACAGAGACCCAGCCCCTCCCCTCTCACAGAGACCCAGCCCGTCTCCTCTCACAGAGACccagcccctctcctctcacagAGACCCAGCCCGTCTTCTCTCACAGAGACccagcccctctcctctcacagAGACCCAGCCCCTCACCTCTCACAGAGACccagcccctctcctctcacagagacccagcccctctcctctcacagAGACCCAGCTCATCTCCTCTCACAGAGACCCAGCCCGTCTTCTCTCACAGAGACccagcccctctcctctcacagagacccagcccctctcctctcacagAGACCCAGCCCGTCTCCTCTCACAGAGACCCAGCTCGTCTCCTCTCACAGAGACccagcccctctcctctcacagagacccagcccctctcctctcacagAGACCCAGCACGTCTCCTCTCACAGAGAACCAAGACATACTATTCTTCTCAAACCCAGAACAGCGAGACGACCCCATGCAGATCCTCTCTCAGAGCCAGGCTAG